A single region of the Verrucomicrobiota bacterium genome encodes:
- a CDS encoding response regulator: MHGRRSRGSHPETEGIPAEIIHRSRSRLSVVREEPKPDLLLTDFLMSPINGMELIERCKRVQPELKTILYSGNVGEEIMQYYSAKPDGFLSKPFLPKTLVAVVYSVLRG, translated from the coding sequence ATCCATGGTCGGCGAAGTCGTGGAAGTCATCCTGAAACTGAAGGGATTCCGGCCGAGATTATTCACCGATCCCGAAGCCGCCTATCAGTTGTCCGTGAGGAACCCAAACCGGACTTGCTCCTCACGGATTTCCTCATGAGCCCGATCAATGGGATGGAGCTGATCGAGCGCTGCAAACGCGTCCAGCCGGAGTTGAAAACCATCCTCTACAGCGGAAACGTCGGCGAGGAAATCATGCAGTATTACTCCGCCAAACCCGACGGCTTCCTCAGCAAACCTTTCCTCCCCAAAACGCTCGTCGCCGTTGTCTATTCCGTTTTGCGAGGCTAG